In the Panthera leo isolate Ple1 chromosome D3, P.leo_Ple1_pat1.1, whole genome shotgun sequence genome, TTCTCACCCGGCTAGCATTTTCCTTATCAGCTTTGAAAACTTGCTTTAAAAAGACAGAACAGCCCCACAGGGCTATTGACAATGACGGAAGAGGGATGGTGTTTGGCAGACTTCGAAGCTTTCTCTAAGAGGCTCTGAAACGTCAATTATCCATAAATTGTCACTCTAAGAAACATTGTAAAATGACTTAGAAGTGTCTACCATTTCCAAAGGTAAACAAAGCTTGACCTTAGTATTGACATCTAagtaaaaatcatcttttaataCTTGCCTTTGTCTTGCTTCGGTAAATCTGCTATTGCATTTAGCGTCTCGGTGACTGCTGTGCTGATACTGTGATAAACAGAGAGACTGAAATTACAAAACAGCTGGAAGAAGCTGGGAATGTCCCAACTTTGCACAGgatccatttttttctctggttCTTTGGATAAAACCGGAAGAAAGCTAGGCTGCGTGGAGTTTGTATCTGacatgaaatatgattgaaaagCCTGGTCAAATTCTTGCTGCATCTGTTTGAAGACGTTAAGACTCCTGTTAAAGAGAAATCTCACATCCACGGTCAGCTGGCTGAATACATTCTCTATTTGGGCCACTTGTGCATCCTCCTCAATGAATTTTTCACTGACAGGGAGATCTTTTTGATTATCTTCGTGGAAAGGAAACAAGTATTGATACATCTTCCTGAAAAACTGTTCGACCTGTGGGGTGAGGTGGAGGATAGAAATGGAATAAGagattaattttctttctagaccgtttcttttttaaaaatcaactttattttattattttttttaaatggaaggacAATTGACATGGACCATTTCTTATTGTAAATTTCAAAGTCAACTTGCAGTGGTCATTCCAAATCAAAAATAATTCTGGGCAAGATAGGAAAAGGTGActcattttttaagataatttattaaCACTCTTATAACTTTGACTTTGTTTGTGGAAATAGGATCTGAAATTCTTCCTTGTTTATGTTTGCCTACCAAAGGCCAAGTTTTTAATATTGTTGGCAAGCCACAGCCTGATGTAGCGGCAGAGGCTGGCATGTCAAGGTTTAAAGGGTACTGTGTAGGTTGCCCCAAAACTATGAAAAAAGCTCTTGCCTTTCATCTCTGTCttagggttttttggttttggggtttttttgtttttgggggttttttttggtttgtttcctttaGCGTAATGTTGTTAGTGACTTTATggtcttctctttcttgtctcaTAAATTAGTCcatggaaaggaaaagataaacacaTTCATACTGAATTATAGATGCCTGATAGAGTTAAATAGGCTACTCAGGGATGGTTACATATTAGTAGTAATCAAAGCCCTCTTTGGCTAGAGTCAAAGAAATGAATCTCTAATTGTAGAATTTTACACTCAGTGGGAGAATATTTTCCAGCAGTCACACCATGCCCTACATCCATATGACTTCCAGGTTTGTGCTAGAACACAATTGCCCTTATATGGTAGCGCTGTGGCCATGTTGAAAGCTATGGAGCATACCAACTATCCGACATCACAGATGTAGCATCCCAATGCTGTTCAAAGAAATCCCCAGAAATTCTTGTATTATTCTTGCCTTTCTCAAAAAGTAATCTgggtgggggccggggtgggagttgggacccctgggtggctcaatcagttaagtgtccaattcttgattttggctcagatcatgatctcatagcttgtgagatcaagtcctgtgtcaggttccatgctgaccacatggaacctccttgggattctgtctctctctctttctttctctttctctccaaaatgaataaataaacttaaaaaaaaaaaaagtaatctgggTGGattgtctgtccctctctctgccagctTGTATTTGCCTGAATCCatccacaaaaacaaactttaaagccCCAAGAAATTTTCATAAAGTCACACAACTGGCACAGACAGGAATGGTTCCCAAATCTCTGACCTCCAGCCAGTGCTCATTCCACTGTTTTCCGGTATATTGGAGAGTGACAATGGCTATAAAAATAGAGCAGATGCAATTAACAGTGGAGGCAAATTAACTTGGCAAATGAATTGTCCTAGGGGTTGCTCCCTCTATAACTGGGTATGGCATTGCCAAGCCAGGAGCATACTGTAAGTAGTGCATGCTGTAATATAGAGAGGGAAATTTCACTGCATTTCATATTCAGCTCACGTCTCGAACGGGAAGAGAAATTCAGGCCAATAGAATAGGAGACTTTTATGGGGCAGAGCTTATCCTATTCAGGTCACCACCTTCTGTGAGTCCCTCTGCCCAGACAGATAGCCAAaggggacaaaacaaacaaacatgccaGTCCTATAGGGAATGCATAGATATGGTTAAAGAGGACAtgaatgtgtgcatatgtgtgtgttgcTGTAAGAAGGCAAGCCTGTTGAAGGAGAGATTCAGGAGGCAGAGGATGTCTTCAAATGTTTGGCCTCcagggaaaaaattaaagcaggTTGAAATCAGAGACTATAATACTATTATTTAGAATgcaattcagcaaacatttattagatACCTAATGCTTAAATGAAGACAGCTAAcatgtggtccctgccctcaaagagcttacaatCTAGTGGGAATGTATTCACAAAGGACAAATACAAGACAGAAAGATTCAGGATATTTCCAAGAGGGATATACACTGTGTCATTAAAGGGAGAGATGAACACTGAATGACTGTTTTATCTTGTAATTTGAATATACACAGGTGATTTGTACATAGCATGAATGTTAGATTCTAGGTCACAAAAGGCCAATATCAGGTCAGGCATTTCTATTCTAAATagtaaaataagttaatttttaaaaattaagctggaGTATGTACCTTAAGTATTCTGAAACCTTGAGCTCTATTTTTCCCTTACCGTATTTTTCATAGAGGACCAGCTAGATTGGCAGGTTGTGTAAAATCTCATGCAGTTACTCTCCAGGCAAGACTTGCATTCGTCCCAGGAATCTGTCAAAGACACCTGGCAtagactttgttcttcttctagATGTTCCTGAACTTCATTCATGAGTCTCAAGGCTTCctaattaaaaagtagaaacaaacatcctatgaatggataaagaagatgtagtatatatatacaatggagtattacttggcaatcaaaaagaataaaatattgccatttgcaactacgtggatggaactagagggtattatgttaagtggaattagtcagagaaagacaaatatcatatgacttcactcacatgaggactttaagagacaaaacagatgaacataagggaagggaaacaaaaataatataaaaacagggagggggacacaacagaagagacccataaatatggagaacaaactgagggttgctggaggggttgtgggaggggggatgggctaaatggggaaggggcactaaggcatctactcctgaaatcattgttgcactatatgctaactaatttggatgtaaattttaaaaaattaaattaaaaattaaaaaaagaaacaagcgtCCTATTTCCATTTCATAACTCTATGTGTACcttagctgatttttaaaatatgcgtATTCTGATGTACTTCTTTACTCTTTCTTTGTGCCCCTAGCTGTTAACAGGTCTACCTGaatgctttctgtttgtttaacGAAAAGACACTGGTTGATCCTTACTGAAGACTGAAAGTCTTATCCATCtgttcactcatttattccttctttcaacAGCTATTTATTGGGTACTTGTGATGGGACAGACATTGCACTAGATGCGGGTGAATTAGGATGTGGTCTCTACTCTGGGGGATGACTATAATTTACCTGTTTACTTGTCTGTCTTCACATGTAGTTCTTGGAAGATGTGGAAAGTGGGCTTTAAGGTTTATAAAGCTGACAAATTTATTTCCGTCATTTATGTTGCCTTTAATTTTTGTACATTCTTAAACATTGCAAGAAAGGGCAATTCTTGTATATCAAATCAGATCTGCCCAGCCAGTTACACTCTAATTGCAGACATGCCAGTGTTCTGAGGTTGTCTTTCTTCTTGTCTATATTCCGAGTGCTCCCCCTCGTGGTGCCTTGCTGTATGTGGTCAGGTCCCACGCCGGGTGGTAAGGAGCCTGTCCCTGAGAATCTCAGCCCTGCCCCCGGGACCTCCCCCAAGGCCAGCACCCCTGCCTAGACCCCTGGTCTCCTTGCTAGTGTGGACTTCTAAAGACAAGCTCCCTCCAAGCCTGAGACCTAGTTCAGGGGAGTGACTGGATATAATGGACTCCTCCATAAAACAGTCTCAGAGCTAACAGTGACTCCCTTAAGTGAAAACCACACAGTGGAGGCAAAGTTTCCGTACTTAAAACCAATTTAGTATTGATTTTTacctaatggaaaagaaaaagaaatcaccttTCCCTGTCATGTTAAGCCCAAAGAACTAGTTGGGCACTGAGAATCTTTTGATGATTTCCTTATCTCCTTGGGCATTGTAGATCAATTTGGGTTCCTACATCTTCTCAAGAAAGTTACCCCACCATGGCTGGAAACAATACTGCCCACATTTCCTCAGTcagtaccatttttattttattttattttattttattttattttattttattttattttattttatttatttttttaaatgtttattttgagagagagagagcacgacagagcatgagcaggggaggagcagagagagaggcagacacagaatccgaagcaggctccaggctgagagctgtcagcacagagcctgacccagggctcgaactcacagcatgagatcatgacctagacagaagttggacactcaaccaactgagccacccaggcgttccagtCAGTACCAATTTTAAATGTCTTGTTCATTGTCACCATAAACCGAAATCCCAATATTTCCAATTCCAAGCTACACTCACTGTGTACCTTTGTGCAAATGgcttaacatctctgagctttAGTATCTTCCTTAGCAAATAAGAATAGCAATAGGATTTACCTCTTAAGGTTTTGTATTGAGATAAACAAGCAAGGCACATAGTGTGCCTCGATTTCCTTCCACTTCCTTCTGAGAGCACAACAAAAACCAGTTACCAAATCACATGTCCCAAGTTTTGGTAGTGTAATGTTGCCATGTAGGAAGATCTCTGGGGAGAAATGCCCTGCCCATTCCTTCTGTTTCCCCCTAAAATGTCCTACCTGCTGACTATTCCTGTAGTTTACAGATTTTCAAAGTCCTATATAAACTTGGTGTGGGGGTCAAATCACTTTAAGCCACCCTGGAGTTTCTCACTTTCAGTTAATTTCAGATGCTCTctgaatattaatattatattaatatattaatataatattaattattaatcatTAATACTTGTATcagtatattaatattatattaaatcaTATATTGATAATctcttaatattaatattatattaatataatatataattatatataatatataattaatattatattgatATAATAATATTCAATATTAATAAGGAGGGGCTGTGAAGGGGTTTGTGATGACCCTAGGTCACCTGAGGATGGGTAGTGCTCCGTACTAGGAGACTGGGGGCACCAACCCCATATTTGCTAAGTCATCATTTGCCTAAAGTATCCTTTATCCTCAGTTTAAATTTAGgggggtacctgcgtggctcagtcagttgggcgtctgacttcagctcaggtcatgatcctacggttcataagttcgagcccggcatcaggctctgtgctgacagctcagagcctggatcctgcttcggattctgtgtctccctctctctctgcccctcccccactcacactctgtctctctcaaaaatgaatacacgttacaaaaattttttctttaaaaataaaaaaatcataaagtaatTTTAGGGAGGGGGACTCAGAGTTAaacaggttttccttttttttgattAAGTTTTTGAGGCTTCAAACCTTAAGAGTATAATTTAATGAATGTTTATATAGTAAgaaggtttttaagaaaaaaatcctactaGTTCTTGGGATTCCTGAGGGCAAACTGAAACTGACATCTGTTTACTTGACCCACCCCTAACTGAAGCATTCTTTTCTTAGTATTACACCCTTGACTTGTGGGGAGGccagagaaagggacaaaaacaGAAAGTCACTGGGTCCCAGAGGCACAGTGCCGACAGCTGATTTTCTCTGGGGTCATTCATAACTGCGCTGGGTTAACACGCTCATGGACatcatgagcctcagtttccttagctgtAAAGGGAAAGTAATGGTTTTTGCAGATGTTGGAAGGATTACTACACATGATAATGTGTTTTATAAAGAGCCTGTAAATGATAACTAGTGTCATTATTCCCAGGGCCCAGCTCACAAGCCCATCACAGAAGAATCCAGCTCCAGAGGCTTTCACATTATCCTTATAAGGAGCTATTTTTGACTTCCTCAAATCTTTTGCTTGCTGTCCAAAGGGAGGAGGGTTTGCAGCTGCTAGTCAAGTGATCTCCTTTCCTTGCTAGGGACCCTGTGCCACAAGGGGTATAGGTGTGGCCGTAACATCAACCAATCTGGTGACAGGTTCACATATAACTTTGGCGTCAGCCTGTCACACAGACCTGCTCCGGTGGCTCAATGGACACCCAGAGGCCACTGTactcagaaataaagaattccAGCAGCTATCTGCAGTTGGTGGCCTCCAACTTTACATGTTTATAGGTACAGGTGTAGGGAggaaatattaaaacttttatttttaagttttaatttaaaaactgatcCCCTATCTCTatcaaaagtacataaacattttaaaaaaagggggcgcctgggtggctcagtcggttgagcgtccgactttgatctcatggtttgtgggtttgagccccatgttgggttctgtgctgatagctcagagcctggagcctgcctcggattttgtgtctccctctctctctgcaacctccCCGCCCTGTGCCCAGCTCTCACTGTTTCTATCAatagtaagtaaacatttaaaaaaataataattaaaaaaattgatggcGGGGAAGGAGAAGTAGGTGGCGGGGTAGGAGAAGtagggagttgtttaatgggtacagagtttcaattCTGCAAGACGGAAAGAATTCTGGAGCTTGATTGCACAGAATTGTGAAGGTATTCAGCACTATTTaccatacacataaaaataattaagatggtaaattttatgttatgtgtattttaccacatttataaatttttaaaaataaaattttaaagtaatttactCTCAATGTTAAAATTTAGAAtactttccaaattattttgttacagttttgatttcctctttgatttaagggtaatgttgaaaataattttaaaaaataattgaattgttttgaatgttttgttcattgttaatgTTATTAAACTGTGAGCCATGCAGTGTTCATAACTTAGAAACATATTAAGCTTAATTCTGTAACATAGGAACAATTTTTAACATCTTCTCTGGATATTTGGATATATAGTTGACCTTTaaaaacatgggtttgaattgcaTGGGTCTACTTAcaggtggatttttttcaataaatgcaggacggtactataaatgtattgtcttttccttatgatattcttaatattttcttttctctagctttattgtagGAGTACAGTACACAATGCatacaacacacaaaatatgAGTTAATCGATTATTTATAcaattggtaaggcttctggtcaacagtaggctattagaaATTGTTTTGGGGGCGTCAACAGTTACATGCAGATTTTCGATTGGAGGTCGGCACCCCTTACTCccacattgttcaaaggtcaactgtaatgTGTATTTCCCATTGGTAAGATACATAGTTTGAACTGTAACTATTAAGCGAAGGCATTTGAATAAAGAAACTTATTAGGCTGATGtactattttatatacattgGTGCTTTCTTGTGGTGCTTATGTCAGACCACTGCATGTCACCAACTGCTCGAGAGGACCATGGGGAAGTGGGTCCTCCACATTCCAGGAGCATCCACActggttccctctctctttgttcccttGGAGCCGATTGCAATGAATTGCCATTTAGAGGGCTCAGGTGAATGatggttttattatttagttttaacTAAGCTAGCCCTCACCAAATGGGGAAGAAGCTTCAAAagattcttgataaaaaccaaacaatacccatgagattaaaaaatatgaataatttaagCTCAGGTAGACAAGAAGCAAGCCGCAGAGCTGAAACGTCTTCATTATAAGCTCTTTGTTGGTCACATGACAAAGTAAAACTATGATCTAATCAGACCTGGCCATCAActaaaaagtttcaaaatattttccagattatTTGAAATATGGATTTAACATCCACCCTAGCTAGTGATGAACCTCATCCTACATCTATTTTTTGCCTTGAGATATTAATGGTAGCAATTCGTGTGTCTAATTTACAAATAAACTAATATGCATAAATTTAGGAGTGAACACTAAGAATAGTATTAGTAATAGGGATGGGGGCTCAAAAACCTTTGGAGACCACAGATCTAGCCAAAAACTCCATGAACACTTTTGACTCCATATCCGGAGTCAGAATGGACTaaagataaagtatttttaagaaagtagCACTTCCCCAACAGAGATGAATCCCTCAAATTCCTGGATTTGGAGTCCTGCAAAGGCCCACTCTGCCTTTGAAGTTTTCATCCACTAAGAGCTGCTCTCCAGAAAATCTACTGTTagggaaaataaataagtcatcaACTGCACTAACAGATGCAGTATTTATGGTCTAGCTATATTTAAGATCAGGTGTTGTTCCCAATTACTGtacctgcttttcttctttgcatttcttcAGGGTTTTCATTAGATTGGTatgttcctcctctcttctttccatcaTGATTTTCATCTGCTTCATACCAATCAAAGCCTTCTTCACTTCTTCGTCTCCATCTATGTCTCCAGCCTCAGGAAAACCTAAAAGAAGCATTGCAGTTTTTTCCCTTTGAGATCTGATCAAATTGCAGTGTATCAGAATACAATAAGTTCACCAGTTTTCATTATGTCCCTTAAATAGAGACTTAGCTGTTCTTTTGCAGCATCAAATTCTGGAAGCAGATCACAATGGATTGGCTGTTAGCTGCCCCACGGACACAGCTGCCATGTAGATGATACCTTCTATTCCTCGTGTCTGAGCTCCTAGACAAGTCAGAGTTCATTTAACCTCATTCTTGTCCTCTCACTCAGGGCCTGTTTCCAGTtatccagttttttttctttcacttaaaactCAAGtgtgtttatattagaaaaaaattcagattttcttcACAGACAATTTATATTAAATGCCAAATGGGAACCTCAAACACAGCGAACAATTGCCCTTTCTTTCAGCTTCAATTGCCTTCCCAGGAGGCATTAAAACTAGAAAGTATCTCATATAATACAAGATTCTTTAACAACCTGCTGGACATCTCTTATAtacccttttaaaaattgtatttacttttttattttagagagaaggagagagagcatgcaagcacgagagaggagcagagggagacagggagagacagaataccttttttttttttttttagtttatttatttaatttgagagagaaagagcacaagtagggaaagggcagagagaggatctcaagcaggctctgtgctgtcagcatagagcccgatgcaggcctcaatctcacaaactcatgagatcatgacctaagccaaaatcaagacacttaactgactgaaccagccaggtgcccaggcacagagagagagagagagagagagagagagagagaaagagagagagaattctaaacaggctccgcactcagcatggagcccgatgcaaggttcagtcccacaaccctggtgtcatgacctgagatgaaatcaagagtctgacactcaatcgactgagccacccagacacctctttTCTACATCTTTAATAAGCTTTTGGTGGGTATAAAATTCATTGTCATTCTCTCTTTGCAGTAGTCAGTGTGGCTTCCAAAggaacttatttttgtttctgagttTAATCATAGACCTTCCTAAAGCAGcattttaactaatttatttttctaagtattcaGTACCCAAAGCATATATCGTCAAGCAAAGGTCACAAGTTCATGAACATAGACTAACCAGATTCAATGTCACTATAACCCATTCTTTCACTATTTCAGGAATAACTGCACAGATAActttaattgtttaaatttttcaaatgctagAAAAGAATTTCACTGTTCGTTAAAACCGTGCTGAGAGGATACCAAACATCTGGATGATACCAAGAAATGCAGCCCGAAAGTTGGCAAGTTTTATCTGTGTGATAGCAAACATCTGGATATGTGAACGTTCTCAGATACTCGGCTGGAATTCTCTACTTTTATTCCAGATGTTTGGCATCATGTCTACTTGGTTTAAGTGCTGAGAGAACATCCTACCGTGAAATTGGAGGGCCGTAATGAATACGGTTATCTCTCAACCGTAAATCACTTGTATATGCCAGCAACACATGCAAACATGCAAACAGGACACAGAGCAGATAAAGAAACCAAACATACCCTTCAGGTTTCCATGGATACCGGCTTTGTCCTTCCAAGTAGGTGCACAGTGACGTCCTTCCAACCATAGCAGATACACAATAAACACCAAGAGTGATGGCTTCATGTTCCTGCTGTtactgcaaaggaaaaataaacctgtaCCAAATGCCTTCCATTAGGTTAGTTTTTGCCAGCATCAATTGAAAACACATGGCGATCTCAAGCAGTTTTCTGtcaatttttctttatgattttagaCAAGTTATGCTAATATGCCTGAGACATAAGGAGAcctgaaatataaattaaaaaaaaaaaaaaaagacaacccaagtCCCTATTTTGTTTACATTCTTTATGACAGTTAAATAAGGTCATCATTTGAAGTATTTGAACTTCAAGACATCGAATAGTATGGATCACAGCCCCATAGAATCCATACTTCATTGTATGTTCTTGTCAACAGAAACAGCCTGAAATACAGAATTAGTTAAAATATGTCAGaaggatatttttttcctccaaaattctGAGTGCTCAAGTAAGTTTTTACCCTGGGTAGTTTATGACTTATTCTTTCACGAAAGCAAAAATAACCTCACAGATTTTTCTTATATGTCTTATGAAACCCATCAAGATACATGAATAatgtacaattattttttttcttttcagataatgaatgttcttttaaatttaatttgatatatttttgttataaacatTCCAGATACAAATAAGTTAGATTATCTTAACTCTTCCCAAAGAGATATTTACCtgctttatgtatatttgttattttgggaagaaataatttcattatttaatcaACATCtggattgtctttttaataaaataacactgGTACTAGTAGTTACAAAACTATCCCATTTTACATATCTACACCTATCCTATGAACTAACTCTTCTTTctattaagactttattttaccaaatgaaactttttaatatatatttaccacTAACTTTGCAGTATTTCTCCAGTGAGGTTACCACCCGCTTCTTAAAGGGCCTTCAATTTTCTCTGATTTAACTTTCATCTCTGTCAGGGATTTAGCCTGGTTCTTTTAATTTGATGACACAGTTCATAATCCTATTAGCCTAATATTTTGAGATTAAGAGTATGGTTTAAAATTTGGTAGGTTTTAGAAAGAAACACTAGAGGGCGGGCTGTGCACATGATCAGGAACAATGACC is a window encoding:
- the CLUL1 gene encoding clusterin-like protein 1, with the translated sequence MQGSQFAKLQGTVDFVSWSWAAHRKQHKWHRLPHLLSANNSRNMKPSLLVFIVYLLWLEGRHCAPTWKDKAGIHGNLKGFPEAGDIDGDEEVKKALIGMKQMKIMMERREEEHTNLMKTLKKCKEEKQEALRLMNEVQEHLEEEQSLCQVSLTDSWDECKSCLESNCMRFYTTCQSSWSSMKNTVEQFFRKMYQYLFPFHEDNQKDLPVSEKFIEEDAQVAQIENVFSQLTVDVRFLFNRSLNVFKQMQQEFDQAFQSYFMSDTNSTQPSFLPVLSKEPEKKMDPVQSWDIPSFFQLFCNFSLSVYHSISTAVTETLNAIADLPKQDKDSNHGSLSSEMWPVQNRGPCAELGQNLSECFQFHARCQKCQDYLWEDCPDVPELHTKVDEALRLVNVSHEQYAQILQMTQHHLEDTTYLMEKMREQFGWVTELANQTPGTESTFNSIKVVPDVHEGNFPKQDETMIDLSILPSPNFTLKIPPEDSDDSSNFISYVLAKAVQHFKKHF